In Alkalihalobacillus sp. FSL W8-0930, a single window of DNA contains:
- the secY gene encoding preprotein translocase subunit SecY → MFRTISNIFRVGDLRRKVIFTLLMLIVFRIGSFIPIPGSNSEVLTFFDEANAFGFLNTFGGGALGNFSIFAMGIMPYITASIVVQLLQMDVVPKFTEWAKQGEAGRRKLAQVTRYGTIVIGFVQALGMSIGFNSLAPGLIENPGMMTYVFIAVVLTAGTAFLMWLGEQITANGVGNGISIIIFAGIAAGIPNGLNQLYTSQIEGAGDGLFLSIITLLVLAIAVLLIIVGVIYIQQALRKVPVQYAKRQVNNRATTGGQSTHLPLKVNASGVIPVIFASALFYFPGTIAGFFGAENGFARSVVEIFTPSNPYGAIVFVALIIAFTYFYTFIQVNPEKMAENLKKQGGYIPGIRPGKTTQSYLTRILYRLTFVGSLFLAAVAIIPVIFIQIMNLPEAIQIGGTGLLIVVGVALDTMKQIEGQLIKRSYRGFIK, encoded by the coding sequence ATGTTCCGGACGATCTCCAACATTTTCCGAGTGGGTGATCTTCGCCGTAAGGTTATTTTCACCCTTCTTATGCTCATCGTTTTTCGTATCGGAAGTTTCATTCCTATCCCAGGTTCAAATAGTGAGGTATTAACCTTCTTTGATGAAGCAAATGCATTTGGCTTTTTGAACACCTTTGGGGGAGGGGCATTAGGGAACTTCTCGATCTTTGCAATGGGCATTATGCCATATATTACAGCATCCATCGTTGTACAATTGTTACAAATGGACGTGGTACCTAAATTCACCGAGTGGGCAAAACAAGGTGAAGCGGGGCGCCGTAAGCTGGCACAGGTAACTCGTTATGGAACGATCGTTATAGGTTTTGTTCAAGCACTAGGGATGTCAATCGGTTTCAACTCACTTGCACCTGGTCTGATCGAGAACCCGGGCATGATGACTTATGTCTTTATCGCTGTGGTTCTAACAGCAGGTACAGCCTTTCTTATGTGGCTTGGTGAGCAAATCACCGCAAACGGTGTTGGAAATGGAATCTCTATTATTATATTTGCAGGTATTGCAGCAGGGATTCCAAATGGTCTTAACCAGTTATATACATCTCAGATCGAGGGTGCGGGCGATGGATTATTCCTAAGCATTATCACACTTCTTGTTCTGGCAATTGCTGTTCTTTTGATTATCGTAGGAGTAATATACATTCAACAGGCTCTCCGTAAGGTTCCTGTTCAATATGCTAAACGTCAAGTAAACAACCGTGCGACTACAGGTGGCCAATCGACACACTTACCATTAAAGGTAAATGCGTCTGGGGTAATTCCAGTTATCTTTGCATCCGCGCTTTTCTACTTCCCTGGAACTATTGCTGGTTTCTTTGGAGCAGAGAATGGGTTTGCAAGATCGGTAGTTGAGATCTTTACTCCTAGTAACCCGTATGGTGCGATTGTATTCGTTGCGTTAATTATTGCTTTTACGTACTTCTATACATTCATTCAGGTTAATCCGGAAAAAATGGCAGAAAATCTTAAGAAGCAAGGTGGATATATCCCTGGAATTCGTCCTGGAAAAACCACACAAAGTTACTTAACACGCATCTTATATCGTTTGACTTTTGTTGGTTCATTGTTCCTTGCTGCGGTTGCAATTATCCCTGTTATTTTCATTCAAATTATGAATCTGCCTGAAGCAATACAAATTGGCGGTACAGGTTTACTAATTGTTGTAGGTGTAGCACTAGATACAATGAAACAAATAGAAGGGCAGTTAATCAAACGCTCATATAGAGG